ccgacACTCTTTTGAACTCTACagcttttggttacaaaatggtTTTTGGACCCCAAAAAGTAGTTTTTGAATCTCATTTAATGTCTAATCATAAAAGTAGTTTTTGAAAGTATATGCAAGTTTATTATTGATGCCAAAAACTTAAATATACTTATTACACATTTATTGCACAATATACTCAACCAATTGCGTCGAGCGAGTACATTGTATGTACCTTGCAAGCTTGTCATTGTACAGGGTGACCCATTCAGATGCACATTCATATATGTATCTAAACCACTGCATGTATATTGGAGGCATTAGGTAACCATCGGTCAAAGACAACTATATACAGTGATTGCCATTGACAAATCATATCGATAGAGCAACATGTTCATGTCTGGGTGGAGGCAATGAACGTAACGGCAAGAATGTTAGACATTGTTGAGACCTGAAAACATAAAGTATGACATTATACTTACTAGCAATCAAGTTACCCATATCTGGCATGCACATCCAATGCTCAAGAGGGGCTAGACGATCTGTCTCGTAGAAATTCAAGGAATTATCAATAGTTCATGCACGCTCATAATCACCAAATAGGTTAACGTATTCAACCCAAAATGCTCTGAGCTCATAAATCAGTTCTTGCCGAACGGTGGCCCATGCATTCTCACCATACCCTAATAGCCCGACAATGGCCCTAAAACCACAATTTCCATCTGTTGTTACATCAGCGATCGTTTGGATATATGGCTGCATTATTTGTGAGAACGGCATGATGTAGACATCATTCTGGCTAACTTTTGATGCCCTTGAACGTCTCTGTTTAAGAACCGAGGGCTTAATATACACTGATGAACAACTGTGCCTACTTGGTTCCCGATGAGTAGAAGAGTCAACCTTCTTCTTAGTTGCTGGACGTCCACGGTTATTAGCCTTAACTTCCTATTCAACAAGTGCAGTGGTAGAGGGATTAATTATTTCTCTAAACTTTATGAGAAGACTAATCTTACCAGTGCGTTACTTTTGTTTAAATTGCTCGGACAACATTTGTAACTCAACAATACAGTTTAACTCATCTGTTTCAACCCAAGCACATGGAAGTAGATCAAGCTTTTTCCAGAATTTATCAATGCATGTAAATGGGATTGGACGACCTTCGAGCATATAAGTTGCAAGTTTGTGGGCACACGACAATCCATGAGTCATCCAAAGCTTACAATCGCATTGAAAAGCATCAATACCAATTGCTTTAGATCGTTCTAGTTCCTGCAAAATAAGCCGCAATGCCTCAGCTAATACAAAACCTCTAAGGTCACGAAACTGCGCTGTGTTGGACAatagtttttctcttttccaaacTTGTTTTCACTGCAATGTATTGATGTTCAAAGAGATGATGAATGGACTCCTATGCTGATTCCAAATCCATTTGCAAAGTGCCCATATATCTTTTTAACTTTGCGTGCTGACTCTCAGCTCGGTTAGTTGTCTGGTTTCCAAAGTGTAGGTACTTATTAGTCTAGGCAGCCACCCATATCTCTTTGTATGGCAACAACCATACGTcattaatataattaaattatgcATGTACTCTGTCTCTGTTTCTGAATCCACAAGAGTGTGCCATAATAAGTAGAATGCATCCTATGATTCATTGTCATGA
This genomic stretch from Tripterygium wilfordii isolate XIE 37 chromosome 22, ASM1340144v1, whole genome shotgun sequence harbors:
- the LOC119990836 gene encoding uncharacterized protein LOC119990836, encoding MAVFQGKDCFEIRGGEEVNLAQKKRIKSYILTSNSSSQMRNTENTFIDLRLSSGFREVFALTYINYMSKNLVKQRNILTTLKNRNPENVSTIQTIYNARKKYHTTEKAEVFSAFPHVLIMDATYKTNRFRMPLFEVVGVTSIDMTFSVAFVSMHFENEDNYTALKTETEYMHNLIILMTYGCCHTKRYGWLPRLISTYTLETRQLTELRELERSKAIGIDAFQCDCKLWMTHGLSCAHKLATYMLEGRPIPFTCIDKFWKKLDLLPCAWEVKANNRGRPATKKKVDSSTHREPSRHSCSSVYIKPSVLKQRRSRASKVSQNDVYIMPFSQIMQPYIQTIADVTTDGNCGFRAIVGLLGYGENAWATVRQELIYELRAFWVEYVNLFGDYEHRLAPLEHWMCMPDMGNLIASKYNVILYVFSGLDTYMNVHLNGSPCTMTSLQVRPTLSDSAPTTDRDRDRDRDEIHAFPQEGLKLTASTRQRQSKGKGKGKAKAKAKAKAKAKAKGA